The following are from one region of the Corylus avellana chromosome ca1, CavTom2PMs-1.0 genome:
- the LOC132168110 gene encoding transcription termination factor MTERF15, mitochondrial-like isoform X1, with protein MFGFLCSRQLVQLKYRRTQLGFLQQNGFFIVKSFTSVVSLPESSQKPEEEEKHSFAVSYLINSCGLSTKSAILKSRRLIFQSPERPDSVLNLFKENGISNAQISKIVRKYPLILLSDPEKTLLPKIEFLRSIGVSSSDLITIISSYPFLFRCNLRKRVIPCYDILKSVLLVDEKVLTTFKRAPRACLNDVTNNMAPNIALLRQLGAPSSTISFLVTNYPSAAFIKHTRFVEAVHQAMEMGFDPSKTVFVLAIQVLLKMKKPKLESRFELYKRWGWSKHMALAAFKSFPNCMQSSEEKITKTMEFLVNKIGWPSANIATYPYVINLSLEKRIIPRCSVVQILLAKGLIKNNLALGTFLLPTERKFLERFVIRFQDDVPELLNVYQARDNNKNKIIPRHVLLAVRNDAELGKLPLLMAVSFPTKRWWRRLPKSPSLHLGPPSL; from the exons ATGTTTGGTTTTCTCTGTTCAAGACAGCTAGTACAACTCAAATACAGGAGGACCCAATTGGGTTTTCTTCAGCAAAATGGCTTCTTTATTGTCAAATCGTTTACATCAGTAGTTAGCTTACCTGAATCTAGTCAAAAaccagaagaagaggaaaaacatTCTTTTGCAGTGTCTTACCTCATCAACTCTTGTGGGTTGTCCACAAAATCTGCTATTTTAAAATCCCGGAGGCTAATATTTCAGAGCCCAGAAAGACCAGACTCGGTGCTGAATCTTTTCAAAGAGAATGGAATCAGCAATGCCCAGATCTCCAAAATCGTTAGGAAGTATCCCCTGATTCTTTTATCTGATCCTGAGAAGACCCTTTTGCCCAAGATTGAGTTTTTGCGTTCCATAGGGGTTTCGAGCTCTGACCTCATTACTATCATCTCTTCATACCCATTTCTGTTCAGATGCAACTTAAGGAAACGTGTTATCCCCTGCTATGATATCCTCAAGAGTGTACTTCTTGTTGACGAGAAAGTGCTGACAACTTTCAAGCGCGCACCACGGGCTTGTCTAAATGATGTAACGAATAATATGGCTCCTAACATTGCACTTTTGAGACAACTTGGAGCGCCTTCATCTACAATATCTTTCCTGGTAACTAATTATCCCTCTGCAGCTTTTATTAAGCATACTAGGTTTGTTGAGGCTGTCCACCAGGCTATGGAAATGGGATTCGATCCCTCGAAAACGGTGTTTGTCCTGGCAATCCAGGTgttattgaagatgaagaaaccAAAGCTGGAATCAAGATTTGAGCTTTATAAGAGGTGGGGTTGGTCAAAGCACATGGCCCTCGCAGCATTTAAAAGCTTTCCAAATTGTATGCAATCTTCAGAAGAGAAGATCACGAAAACAATGGAGTTCCTTGTGAACAAAATTGGTTGGCCATCAGCAAATATTGCTACATATCCTTATGTTATAAATTTAAGCTTGGAAAAGAGAATTATCCCTCGGTGTTCGGTTGTTCAAATTTTGCTAGCCAAGGGTTTGATCAAGAATAACTTGGCCTTGGGGACTTTCTTGCTACCGACTGAGAGGAAATTTTTGGAGCGGTTTGTGATCAGATTTCAGGATGATGTTCCTGAATTATTGAATGTATATCAGG CTCGTGACAACAACAAGAACAAGATCATTCCAAGGCATGTTCTGCTGGCTGTGAGGAACGATGCAGAGCTTGGGAAGTTACCGTTGCTCATGGCGGTGTCCTTCCCAACAAAAAGATGGTGGAGAAGGCTGCCAAAGAGTCCAAGTCTCCATCTAGGGCCACCAAGTCTCTAA
- the LOC132168110 gene encoding transcription termination factor MTERF15, mitochondrial-like isoform X2, translating to MFGFLCSRQLVQLKYRRTQLGFLQQNGFFIVKSFTSVVSLPESSQKPEEEEKHSFAVSYLINSCGLSTKSAILKSRRLIFQSPERPDSVLNLFKENGISNAQISKIVRKYPLILLSDPEKTLLPKIEFLRSIGVSSSDLITIISSYPFLFRCNLRKRVIPCYDILKSVLLVDEKVLTTFKRAPRACLNDVTNNMAPNIALLRQLGAPSSTISFLVTNYPSAAFIKHTRFVEAVHQAMEMGFDPSKTVFVLAIQVLLKMKKPKLESRFELYKRWGWSKHMALAAFKSFPNCMQSSEEKITKTMEFLVNKIGWPSANIATYPYVINLSLEKRIIPRCSVVQILLAKGLIKNNLALGTFLLPTERKFLERFVIRFQDDVPELLNVYQGKMSSGCRISV from the coding sequence ATGTTTGGTTTTCTCTGTTCAAGACAGCTAGTACAACTCAAATACAGGAGGACCCAATTGGGTTTTCTTCAGCAAAATGGCTTCTTTATTGTCAAATCGTTTACATCAGTAGTTAGCTTACCTGAATCTAGTCAAAAaccagaagaagaggaaaaacatTCTTTTGCAGTGTCTTACCTCATCAACTCTTGTGGGTTGTCCACAAAATCTGCTATTTTAAAATCCCGGAGGCTAATATTTCAGAGCCCAGAAAGACCAGACTCGGTGCTGAATCTTTTCAAAGAGAATGGAATCAGCAATGCCCAGATCTCCAAAATCGTTAGGAAGTATCCCCTGATTCTTTTATCTGATCCTGAGAAGACCCTTTTGCCCAAGATTGAGTTTTTGCGTTCCATAGGGGTTTCGAGCTCTGACCTCATTACTATCATCTCTTCATACCCATTTCTGTTCAGATGCAACTTAAGGAAACGTGTTATCCCCTGCTATGATATCCTCAAGAGTGTACTTCTTGTTGACGAGAAAGTGCTGACAACTTTCAAGCGCGCACCACGGGCTTGTCTAAATGATGTAACGAATAATATGGCTCCTAACATTGCACTTTTGAGACAACTTGGAGCGCCTTCATCTACAATATCTTTCCTGGTAACTAATTATCCCTCTGCAGCTTTTATTAAGCATACTAGGTTTGTTGAGGCTGTCCACCAGGCTATGGAAATGGGATTCGATCCCTCGAAAACGGTGTTTGTCCTGGCAATCCAGGTgttattgaagatgaagaaaccAAAGCTGGAATCAAGATTTGAGCTTTATAAGAGGTGGGGTTGGTCAAAGCACATGGCCCTCGCAGCATTTAAAAGCTTTCCAAATTGTATGCAATCTTCAGAAGAGAAGATCACGAAAACAATGGAGTTCCTTGTGAACAAAATTGGTTGGCCATCAGCAAATATTGCTACATATCCTTATGTTATAAATTTAAGCTTGGAAAAGAGAATTATCCCTCGGTGTTCGGTTGTTCAAATTTTGCTAGCCAAGGGTTTGATCAAGAATAACTTGGCCTTGGGGACTTTCTTGCTACCGACTGAGAGGAAATTTTTGGAGCGGTTTGTGATCAGATTTCAGGATGATGTTCCTGAATTATTGAATGTATATCAGGGTAAGATGTCTTCTGGTTGTAGGATTTCAGTCTGA